The genomic interval gagtgaaaatgttaccactgtagttgcggtcaaggaaaatattcatgacGCTGTTATAAAAgtatatgacagtgtaataacacttaatgacatctttatgacgaatgaaaaggttaccactgtagttgcggtcaaggaaaatattcttgacactgttatgaaagcatatgacagtgtaataacacttaatgacatctttatgacgagtgaaaatgttaccactgtagttgcggtcaaggaaaatattcatgacGCTGTTATAAAAgtatatgacagtgtaataacacttaatgacatctttatgacgaatgaaaaggttaccactgtagttgcggtcaaggaaaatattcttgacactgttatgaaagcatatgacagtgtaataacacttaatgacatctttatgacgagtgaaaatgttaccactgtagttgaggtcaaggaaaatattcatgacgctgttatgaaagcatatgacagtgtaataacacttaatgacatctttatgacgagtgaaaatgttaccactgtagttgtgGTCAATGAAAATATGCTTGACACTATTATaaaagcatatgacagtgtattaacacttaatgacatctttatgacgagtgaaaatgttaccactgtagttgaggtcaaggaaaatattcatgacACAATTATAATGGTCTCATGACAGCGTGTCAAAACCAACCCCATTGTCAAAACCAACCCCATATGACAGTAGTATTTAATGCTAACACATAAAGCTAAATACACTGCTCTAAAACATAATTGATTAATATTGTCATTTAAACTTCAGGGATATCAATCTGTCCAGTTAGGAAGCATAAGCAATTGTGAATCAATTGTCACCTGTTTTGGTGCAAATTAAAGTGACAACAGGTGCACTGGAGAGGCAACAGCAAGACAACACCTCAAATAAAGCTAAATTATTTTATTCAAGTTTGATAATTAGGCTATTTTGTCTCAGTCAATGTCAAGTTGTCATAACAAAGACAGTGACAGGTTATTTTGTCTCAGTTAATGTCAAGTTGTCATGACAAAGACATTGACAGGTTATTTTGTCTCAGTTAATGTCAAGTTGTCATAACAAAGACATCAGAAAAAATGTCAACCTTGCATAAGAAATGACATAATTTACCGAATGACACCTAATGACAACATTCATAAACATTCATGAACATCCTTTCATGTGTCATGTCATGGTTATGACAGTGACATGACAGTGTCATGTCACTCTTATTCACACCCCTTcaaataaagtgttaccgagtagggagggagggtgggggagagagtagggagggagggtgggggagagagcagggagggaggatggggggagagagtagggagggagggttggggggagagagtagggagggagggtgggggagagagtagggagggagggtggggggagagagtagggaaggagggtggggggagagagtagggagggagggtgggggagagagtagggaaggagggtggggggagagagtagggagggagggtgggggagagagtagggagggagggtgggggagagagtagggagggagggtgggggagagagcagggagggaggatggggggagagagtagggagggagggttggggggagagagtagggagggagggtgggggagagagtagggagggagggtggggagagagtagggagggagggtgggggggagagagtagggaaggagggtggggggagagagtagggagggagggtggggggagagagtagggaaggagggtggggggagagagtagggagggagggtggggggagagagtagggagggagggtgggggggagagagtagggaaggagggtggggggagagagtagggagggagagtagggagggagggtagggagggagggtggggagagagtagggagggagggatggggggagagagtagggaaggagggtggggggagagagtagggagggagggtggggggagagagtagggagggagggtgggggggagagagtagggaaggagggtggggggagagagtagggagggagggtggggggagagagtagggagggagggtggggggagagagtagggagggagggtgggggagagagtagggaagagggtggggggagagagtagggagggagggtgttaaGGAGCAGNNNNNNNNNNNNNNNNNNNNNNNNNNNNNNNNNNNNNNNNNNNNNNNNNNNNNNNNNNNNNNNNNNNNNNNNNNNNNNNNNNNNNNNNNNNNNNNNNNNNNNNNNNNNNNNNNNNNNNNNNNNNNNNNNNNNNNNNNNNNNNNNNNNNNNNNNNNNNNNNNNNNNNNNNNNNNNNNNNNNNNNNNNNNNNNNNNNNNNNNcaggactaatgtgttctctccttttagttttggttaataatctagctgcagaattttgaatgagctgtagtctttcagtggttttcttgggaagaccagtgaaaagtgcgttacagtagtccagccggctggatataaaagcatgaattaacttctctgcatcattttggtttatgaatggttgtacctttgctatattcctcaggtgaaagaaagctgttttggtcactttattaatgtgagagttgaaattcaaatctgagtccaggattacaccgagactcgtcacctctggtttaagacagggggttaaacctagAGGGGAAAcgtagggggggagagagagagagagagagagagagagagagagagagagagagagagagagagagagagagagaggggggatcagagagaggggatcagagagagaggatcagagagagaggatcagagagagacggaggcagagagacagagacagagagagagagagagagagagagagagagagagagagagagagagagagagagagagagagagagagagagagagagaggagagagagggagaggggagagggagagggagagggagagggagagggagagggagggagggagagagagagatcctgcagtaaaaaaaaagcgAAGTTCTACTCCCTTTTATATCCAACAAGCTCTTGTCAGAAACTAGGCTCAAAGAAACCAATGACAGCTTCTTCACCCTCATGCCCCAGCAGAACCAAAACTGTAAAATCCCACAGTGCAGAACATCTTTTGGCACATTAGCCTTTTCTTACAGGGCTTGTAAACTGTGGAACTCACTGCCCACAGAGATTAAGAACATTTCTGAGTTTAAAATGTTCATCTCTAAGATTAAGGCATGGctgaaaacaaaccaaaactgtacccatttgtaaatgtttgaacttttgtacttttttatttggatttttaaaattgtatattgtttttattgtgtgTTATTTTAGAAAGAGACATGCATCTAAGGGCTCAGGCCGGATTTTAAACCAGGCCGTTGCAGTAAGGCCTTAGCCTACATGGTATACACACTCATCTGGTAGCAGGGTTCAATGTAAGGTGTGTTAGCTGTAGCATGGTATACTGGGTGGATGGTATTAGCTGTAGCATGGTATACTGGGTGGATAGTGTTAGCTGTAGCATGGTATACTGGGTGGATGGTATTAGCTGTAGCATGGTATACTGGGTGGATGGTATTAGCTGTAGCAGGGTATACTGGGTGGATGGTGTTACCTGTAGCAGGGTATACTGGGTGGATGGTGTTACCTGTAGCAGGGTCCCAGGTGTGTACTCCCCGGAGTCCACCACCAGACTGGATCCGTACCAGAAGGCCAGAGCGTAGCACAGGAAGATGATGAACCACATGTAGCCTGTGAAGAACCCCATTATCAGCCCCTTCCTGATTCCCCAGCGCTGTGCCGACAGCAGGTTCCTGTCGTACCTGGGCGACGGGgggagggtcaaaggtcagagacAGAGGATTTCATACAGATGAAGGTGAAAGTGAAGCTGTGACCCCAGCCGTACCTCTCCACTTCCTTCTTCTCCCCCCCGAAGGCCGCCACAGTTCTGATGGAGGACAGGACCTCGTCAGCCACAGCACCCGCCTTGGCGTACGCCTGCAGCTCCTGACCTGTCAGCTTGGCCACGAACTAGGAGCAGaacaggagggttagggaggaggagaggggaggggaggggaggagaggggggaggggattagaggggggaggggaggggaggggaggggaggggggaggggagcggaggggaggggaggggaggggaggggagcggaggggaggggaggggaggggaggggaggggaggggaggagagggcggaggggaggggaggggaggagaggggggaggggctcttACCAGAGCCATGAGAGCAGCCCCTACACCAATCAGAGGACTGGCTGCGATGATGACCAGGGTGAGCTTCCAGCCCTTCACGAAGCCCATGAGGAAGCCGCACACGAAGGTGGTGAAGCGCTGGATGAAGATGCTCACCTGGTCCGCGATCGCATCGTTTATCTTGTTGATGTCACTGTAAGGCAGCAGGACCAAAACAAACAAGTCTGTGTTTGACAGTAATCATGTCACCTAAACAAAGTTCTGGGTAGTGTATTATGTCATGTATTCATTCGGCaggcgcttttatccaaagtgatgtaCAGGCAGGAGTTTGAACCTGCCAACTTGATCAGCTTTACAACTCTAGCACTGAGCTCTGGCACCTATCCCCTTCCTCtgtacattaaggttacatgaaCTACTGTGCAACTACTGCATAGGGGTCACTGATTCAATGTGTTTCTTTGGATGAATGTGAATGTATAATGTGTTGTAAATTAACACATTATAATTATAATGCTTGTTCATTCTACTCACTCTGACATGCGGGTGTTCAACTCCCCCACGGAGTTGCAGTCAAACCAGCCAATCTCCATCCTCATCACCTTACTGAAGTACATCTTCCTGATTATCTGGATCTGTCTGGCCGCAGACGACACCCAGAGGGAGATCTGCCAATCAGAGCACAGGGAATCCATTCAGATCGCTCCGTTCTGCCATTCAAAGCACTCGAACACGATAAGGCACAGGCAAAAAGGACCCAGAGGCTGTTTTGTCACACTAGAGAATATCTGGAGAATCTCTATTGACAGGCCCTAGAGTACACAGACAACATTATTTGCGACAAAATCCATTTGGAGGTATGTGTCTGTCAGGCTTACCTGAAGGTAACCCAGCAAGAAAACAGCCGTTCCTATGGCAACGTAGTAGTAGGCGAAATTGGTCATCTCATATTCAATATCCAGGAGCCTGTGAACAAACAACACAAAAGCATTAGACGAGACAACTGGAAATAAACCCCGATAGCCTTCGTTCAACGGGCTCTTAAGAAAAGCTcgtaaacacagacaaacattttcattctttttattCATCCGGCACCATTTCTAATTCACCTTCTCCATCAAGACACCAAGACAACGAGACTTGAAAATGGACGATCACAATAGAGACCCTCTCAGTCTCCCAGAGAGGCCTGTAGATCTCTCAAAGTCAACCAACCCCAGCTTACCCACACGATCGCCCTCCAGTTGACTGGTTCAGCTCGGCCCAGCTGGACTGGTTCAGGAAGTTCACCACGGTCTGGTTGAAGTGGTCGGTGTGGTTGTGGGCGTCCGGGCTGGTGTAGTTCTGCCTCCACTGGATGGTGTTGTTGACGCACTCCTTCCTGGGGTCGCTCAGCTCCGTCAGCTCAATGTCATAGTCGATGAAGGTGTCGGTCAGCATGCCGAACACCAGCAGCATGAGGGGCTGGGCGGAGCCGTGGagcaccgcacacacacctcccaaagACATCTTCAGAACCTCCCTGCAGCTGGCGAAGCGGAACTGTGGACGCacgcacaggcatgcacacacacacacacaggcatgcacacacacacacacaggcatgcacacacacacacacaggcatgcacacacacagtcacacacacaggcatgcacacacacacaggcatgcacacacacacacacacaggcatgcacacacacagtcacacacacaggcatgcacacacagtcacacacacaggcatgcacacacacacacacaggcatgcacacacagtcacacacacaggcatgcacacacacagtcacacacacagacatacacatagaCACGTAgacaaatgtgcacacacagagacacacacagacacacatcctttacatgaggaaacacacatctgaacacaaaacaaacaattgaAAACAAAACTAAAATACTTTGAAGAACAGCAGGTTTCAAAGATGGATTCAAAGTTTTACCAGCTGGAAGAAGCCAACCCTGATAGCGGCTACATCGTCCTTGCCCGAAGACCTGAAACAATGTGTACAAATATGAACATGTACAAAGTTACCAAACAGGAACATTTGTAGAAGGCAGGGAAGGAGTGAAGTCCAGCTCACTTTGTGTCCTGTTTTGGGGATGTCATGGACCTGCATGATGACAGGAAGAACTAAATGTGAAACTTGATGTTGTTTTATGCTCTTGTGTTTTTCACGATGTATGACAAACGGAATTGTGTGATGAATACTTTCATACTTACAAGTAGGAGCCATTTGTTTCTGTAATGTGTATAACCATACATTAGACACGTTTAATTTATGAATAATCATTACTGGGGAACAGCTATATTTTAAATTTACAAATAAATGCAATTATACCTTCATCAGATAAATCGTAGCCGTTATTTTCGCGTCCAAGTTTTTTGATGCTGCGTAATTTCACAGATCCAGGCATCTTGGATTGTCTGGAAATCATGCAAAGAGACGAAAATGTACAttcacagaacagtcacaaTACAGATCAGTAACTGAACATTTAAACAGCAGCAACTTAACATTTAAACAGCAGCAACTTAACATTTATAGAGGACTTGAATGTCAAGTTAAACCAAAATCATCAACAGAATAACTGAAGTAATAAAAAGAGATAAACTCACCCACCTGTGTCTGAACACAACCGCTCAACAAATGTGGGATCCTGGCCAATTTGGGCAGAGCCAAAAAAATCTTAAATTCAATCCAAAACTATAAACGTTGGCTTCATTCTAGAGGTAGGTCATTGACACTATAACAACTCCTCCAGGTATTAgctggacaacacacacagtgtccggttgaggatggttttgttcttggGGGCGTTCGAGCCAGTGTCACTTCAGGCTTATTGGGGCCTTTATTCCGGGGACACGTGCACGCATAACTGGAATTTGGGGTCACGCGATTCGTTTGGAGGTAAGTGTCCTGCGGGTTTGTTGTCAAAGAGGCCAATGAACCCGCTATGTAAAGAATAGCAGGGACAACTATCGGGCGAACACATACCTGTCTCTGACACTGTAACCAAGTAAACAGCTGCAAACCACACTAAAATATGTTTCAATAAATAATTTTCGCTGTGGGGTTCCTCTGCTTCAGGAGAGCTGTCAGATTGTCTGCCTACACTTCAAAAGCAGCTGCAACAAAGAGGTTGACAGATTGACTATTGTCCTTAGATTGTGTATTGAGTAAacctacagtaggcctacctaACACAGGAAATAAAATCTGTTGAAGTATTCTGTATTGTCACAGGTATTGTGAATGTGGGTAGAAAATAGAGGCAAACTCATGCAGTTCCTACACTGAGTAGATTACTGCCTGTACTGGTGACTGGTCATGACCTGTTGAAAATGGTGCAATCAGTACAATTTATTGGTTACATGTCGAATACAACAACATGTATTAAATAAAGGCTGTCATTTGTGAGGTATGTACACATTAGGTTTTTATGAAAGTGAAACGTTCTGAGATGGATTTAAACACGAATAAACACTAATAATAAACAGCATAGTCGGAGTTGAGAAACGCTCCAAACATCCCTGAGGTCATTGCTCTCAGTGTTGCTCATGTCAAACTGCTCTGAATGCTTTCCAGCATCTGAGACGCTCTTTAAAACATTATTaggcctgatgtgtgtgtgtgtgtgtgtgagtagcagAATTTACGCAAACATTTCTTCACACAGACGGATTCTGTTTTACATTGTTTTACGTTGTTGCaatatgcaacaaaaaaaaaactttcgaaacttttttttcacacacaacactacacaaacgtttctgttgttttgtttttaaacctttcaaaaGTTTATTTTCACATACACAGTGAAAGCAGAGCCTCTGagtaaaaggagaggagagaggaggattggggagaagagaacagagaagcctataacagagtaaagcagagcagagtacaatagataTACAGTAGagtcatcaagtactcatcaataatgcaaaccttttttttatctttttttgaAAGTATTGTTttgacctttcaaaacttttttcaaatCTTTTATTTCAAAAAATAATTGTTAACTTTTTTATGTGagatggattcgagagaccgcagatagagtgcggctagtttagatcaacacttgtattattgttttgttgattttatgtaaagcactttgagctgcaattcttgtatgaaaagtgctatataaataaagtcttacttacttacttacttatgtgaatgtgtatgtgtttcatatgCGTTGTGTAAGGACAGGACAAGGCTATTTCCTAAACGGCCTAATACAAGACAGAAACATTTTACAACCGCCGCGTAGGCCTACTGACCGATGTCAGtatgttacattttacattctATTAGCCTATTACATTAACCtatattgtattcatttagcatacgTTTATATCCAAAGTGCGGTCTCGTGCGAGACGGGTTTATTGTTGTGTATTGTTGAGGTATTTGACGTCATCTAGTGTTCGGTCTTTGTATGACAGTTTTTCTAAGAGGGTCTTGTGAAAACGTTTAGCGATAAACGTCGGGATTTAATTGGCCGGATTTGACCATGTGATATCCTTACACTAACAAACTCGGGTACTTGATTTTGAAGGGATAACTATTTCCTTGTTGTGAAACAACGACAGTTATCAGGTAATTATAAAACATTCTGTTGACTGATTTGTTTTGATAAGTAGCAGACAACAGTCGGTCCTATAGTCCTAACTAAGTCGATGCCTTGTAGTCTTCGTAGTTCAAAAATCGTAGTGGTTTTGTGACAGCTAAAGAAATTTTTGAAGAGTCTTAAACACAACATCATGTTTTCGAAGGTTTGCCTTTTTTGTGTGCAATGTGAAATATGTAATTGAATCGTGTGCAACATTATTCTTTTACTTCACTTTATAACGTAAGATTATTTAGCCTACTTTTTAATTAGTCGTTTTATTTTGTATAATCTGCTAATGCATGTGCATTTGTTCCAGTATTTCAAAACGTTCAGATTTCGAACTTAGCAAACGTGCAGTTATGCGTTGATCATTGACAAAGAGCAGTTTAATCAGATAGCGTACCCCAGTTTGCACTTTGAAATTGACACAACTTCTGATATACACTCAGCCTTTGGCATTCTGTCTGATAGCTGCTACTTTGCATCCTGCAAGTGTTTGGGAGCACAGGGATTATCACAAACGCAAAACGGATTCAGCCCTGCCAGCTTCCTAACAGATGTTAGGATTCAGTTTGATTGTGGGTCGTTGATCTTCAGAGACTGTCCTCTCAACCTCCAGACATGTACCTGTACCTGCTGGGCCTGGTGGTGTGCTTTTACCTGTACCGCTGGGCCAGGGAGATCCCTCGAGTCTCGGACAAGTCGGACAAGTACGTTTACATCACAGGATGTGACACGGGCTTCGGGAACCTCCTGGCCAGACACCTGGACAAGCTGGGCTTCAGTGTGATCGCCGCCTGCTTCACGGAGAAGGGCGAGGATGATCTGAGGAAGGTCTGCTCCGATCGCTTGACCACCGCACACCTGGACGTCACCAAGAACGACAGCATCAGCAAGGTCGCAGCCTTCATCCAAGACAAGGTTGGGGCGAAGGGTGAGTAGGTTCTGTTGTGCTGGGTTAGGATCACATACACATTAACTATACCCAAAAGCTGCACTTGGGTTATGTATAAAGATTAAACAGCTGTCAGACGTTTTCCTAGGTAAATATACTTGATTTATGAATCCAGTAATATCCTATGGATTTTTACGTAGAGAAACTGTTAATAATTACTTAACACACTCAGACATGGATAAAATGTGTTTATCTAGCAGAAGGGTTTCATACCAAGCAATATACAGGGGTGGTttcaaacctgtgacctcttgaacTACAGccaaaccctccacacacactgagctacacccatccccctgGATCAGGTGAACCCTAACtggatgacctttgacccccaggATTGTGGGCCGTGGTGAACAACGCGGGCGTGGCCGTGCCCTCCGCTCCCTGTGATTGGCTGACCATCGACGACTACAAGTCCATGCTGGAGGTGAACCTGCACGGGGTCATCGCCGTGACGCTGAGTGTGCTCCCGCTCGTTAAGAAGGCTCGGGGTCGCGTGGTGAACGTGGCGAGCGTGTTCGGCAGGATCAGTCCCGTGGGAGGGCCGTACACCGTCTCCAAGTACGGGGTGGAGGCCTTTAACGACAGCCTCAGGTACTAACACACCGTAGGCTTCTTAAAAAGAACAATTGTACCTTTTAGGGTAGATATTTCATGTATTTACGTCGATTCACACGTGATCTGGTAATGCTCACCCTGTTGCAGTTTGTTCCAGCCTGCGACTCCGAATTCTTGCAAGCATCTGAGATGTGTTTTTGTTATTCTTACTCAGTCTTGCTCCAGCATTTGTTTGAAGTGCTATAAAGATCAGTTGTATTTAGGATCTGGGCCTGGCGAGGGAGTAGGGGGGTGAAGACAGACAGCAATGACAGCCTGCTGGTTTTGGAAGCGCCGTTTGAAAGGGAGTTTTAACACAGTGAATTAAATGATTTCTTTTTTTAGGTTGAACATGAAACCTTTTGGGGTGAAAGTCCTGTGTATCGAGCCAGGCTTCTTCAAGACCACAGTGACAGACTCTGAGGTGCTGGGGCGCAGCATCAAGAAGCTGTGGGACAGACTTCCTCAGGAGCTCAAAGACGAATATGGACACGATTATCTGGACAAGGGTAAAGTCTATCCTCCATGAAGAGTGGTTTTCTAACTCCCACAAATGTATTTTCAGAACAAAGCAGACCTCAcatttagattatttttttcGTATAAAATGACAATGAAAATCTGTTTTGTTAAAAAAATCTGGTGAAAAGTGTTCAACCCATTTAGCTAACCAGTATTCTAGTACCCAAACAGCTTCTCGTCTCGTCTTCTCCGTCAGTGGAGGTGATGATGAAGCAGAAACTGTCCCAGATGTCCGACGGGGACCTGATGAAGGTGGTCAGCTGTATGGAGCACGCTGTGTCTGCTTGTCACCCTCGCAAGCGCTACTCTCCTGGCTGGGACGCCAAATTCTTCTGGCTGCCCCTGTCCTACATGCCCACCATGGTGGCTGACTACCTGCTCCTCAAGGAAGCCATCCTACCCGCAAAGGCCGTCGCATAAAGGCCGGTTCACACTGCCCAAACAAGCCAACGGATGTCGGGTTGTGTTGGTTTGGTGTGATATGCCTGTTGGTGTTGGTTGGAGCAGTTTGAAAATGGCAGTTATCTTTCCAAACATTCTAAACCCAATAGCCGACAGTAGAATGCTTTTGAATGTTTGGTGTTTGTTGGACATCGTTGGGGCAATGTGAACTGGCCTTGAGTCCGAATTCATCCTGTCGACTTCATGCTGTGAGCAGTGAGAGGCTTGAAAGCTTGCAACTGCTTGTTTTTATCAAAACATTTTATCTTACACATCATTGCATGTCCTGTAATATATACTTTACCAGTGTCCTACACATTCCTGTAGccatttgtaacttgttttagTAACAAAGACAGTAGACAACGTTGTATCATGGTAAATCCGCATACTGGCGTGTAACTAGTCCATAAAATAATACTCAAAGCcgttttctgtatttttttattgtgactAAGGGGGTTTGGGTTTGGTCTTGTGACAGGGTTTGTGTAATTTGGAGGAGGAGATTATCTCATTTGAAGTCCAACCTTGTTGAAGAATGAGCCCTACTAAACCTGAGAAACCCAAGGTCAAGAGATAATTTTACTTTAAACAGAGAATCTATTAATCGCATTGTCCTTGGTTTTACTGATATGGATTCTGAAAAAGTGAATCACCTTCAGTGATGGATAACCAATACACTATTTTAGTAGAATAGATTTGTCAATATTTTCCTTCAGCAAATTATTACTGATGACAGAAAATATATCTAACATAGACAACCAATGATCAGAAACACAAATTGAGACATTGCGACAAGTGTCTAAAGGTCACAGTGTTTAGTGTTTGTGTCTTGCATGTCCTTTAAACAAGGACAAGCACCGAATGGAAAACTAGTATCTAAGGTGTGTCCCAGTTCAGACAGACTTTTATAGATGTACACAGGCTTgttaaaattgtattttacaaatactTTTATTCTATGAATGTGGAAacactgacacccccccccacacacacacacacacacagacacacacacacagtaacaagaaCTAACTGTTAACTTTACATGTTGTTCGTTTATGTGCTGTGGAAACTACAACTGCATTTTGATAGCATCCTGTCTTTGAGTTTACAGCATCCCGTACACTTCACACAGTGTAAACAACaacagggagagaagagagaaagtcagatagtgaaagagagagagaactgaatGGTTCTCTTGTTCCCTGTGTTAGCCTCTcacttcctcctgtcctctgtcaAGGCATCGTCGGGTGCCTCTGAGGGGAGTGCAGCACGTCAGAACTCTTTCCTCTCCAACCCCGGCagacgagtgtgtgtttgcagcgaGCGCCGGGGCTTAGAAGCTACCCTCTGTCAGCGCTAATCAGGCCCCTCGCAGCAAGCCTGGACCAGCAGTCAGGGGCAGCAGAGCTGAGAGCGTCCAGCGTCGGGGGCCATGGACACGGGCGTGTGCGTCCTGGAGCTCCTGGGAGTCCTGTTCTGCATCGGGGCCTGGCTGTGCTCGTTGGCCACCACCACCATGTCCACCTGGCTGACCCTGTCCACCGACCTGCTCCCGGCAGAGAGCTACGAGCTGGGGCTGTGGAAGACGTGCGTGGTGCAGgacctgggggggatggagtgCCGGCCGTACGACAGCCTGCTGGGGCTG from Osmerus eperlanus chromosome 21, fOsmEpe2.1, whole genome shotgun sequence carries:
- the LOC134007629 gene encoding retinol dehydrogenase 7-like encodes the protein MYLYLLGLVVCFYLYRWAREIPRVSDKSDKYVYITGCDTGFGNLLARHLDKLGFSVIAACFTEKGEDDLRKVCSDRLTTAHLDVTKNDSISKVAAFIQDKVGAKGLWAVVNNAGVAVPSAPCDWLTIDDYKSMLEVNLHGVIAVTLSVLPLVKKARGRVVNVASVFGRISPVGGPYTVSKYGVEAFNDSLRLNMKPFGVKVLCIEPGFFKTTVTDSEVLGRSIKKLWDRLPQELKDEYGHDYLDKVEVMMKQKLSQMSDGDLMKVVSCMEHAVSACHPRKRYSPGWDAKFFWLPLSYMPTMVADYLLLKEAILPAKAVA